The nucleotide sequence CCCGGTCTGCGGCAACGGGATTGTGGAAGGCACCGAGGAGTGTGACGACGGCAACACCAACAGCGGCGACGGCTGCTCGGCCACCTGCCAGCTCGAGAACTCGTCGGCCCTCTGCGCCGGCGTGCCGACCGTCGCAGGCACGGCGCTCGACTCGGTCCGCGTCGCCTCGGGGCTCGTCCATCCCGTGCACGTCACCGCCCCGCGGCTCGATCCCAACCGGGTCTTCGTGGTGGAGCAG is from Deltaproteobacteria bacterium and encodes:
- a CDS encoding DUF4215 domain-containing protein, with protein sequence MTDRALGRLPPDEGGSMRLCVLFLAVLLTIALTDPPSIKAQGCNAPVCGNGIVEGTEECDDGNTNSGDGCSATCQLENSSALCAGVPTVAGTALDSVRVASGLVHPVHVTAPRLDPNRVFVVEQ